The following proteins are co-located in the Deinococcus metallilatus genome:
- a CDS encoding HAD family hydrolase: MTDPTPARHVAFDWGGVFTVGTFDGRSTQNLAERSGVDVERVRESYFRHVRQLEVGAWTLPQFWQVMQQETGITLPYADFEALYLGSIRDNLPMYTTLAALPREVRVGLLSNNYPVVCDHLRRDPRFARFDALVFSNEIGQKKPHPDAFAALADAMGVPASQVAFVDDVQENIDAAQAAGFHGLLYHHDHHATFERELGAWLGLPVGASG, encoded by the coding sequence GGGGCGGCGTCTTCACCGTCGGCACCTTCGATGGCCGCAGCACTCAGAACCTCGCGGAGCGCAGCGGCGTGGACGTGGAGCGTGTCCGTGAGAGCTACTTCCGGCACGTGCGGCAACTGGAAGTGGGTGCCTGGACCCTCCCGCAGTTCTGGCAAGTGATGCAGCAGGAAACGGGCATCACCCTGCCCTACGCCGACTTCGAGGCCTTGTACCTGGGCAGCATCCGCGACAACCTCCCCATGTACACCACCCTCGCCGCCCTGCCCCGTGAGGTGCGGGTGGGCCTCCTCAGCAACAATTACCCGGTCGTCTGTGACCACCTGCGCCGCGACCCCCGCTTCGCCCGCTTCGACGCGCTGGTCTTCAGCAACGAGATTGGGCAGAAAAAGCCTCATCCCGACGCCTTCGCCGCGCTCGCAGACGCGATGGGCGTGCCCGCCTCCCAGGTCGCCTTCGTGGACGACGTGCAGGAGAACATCGACGCGGCGCAGGCGGCGGGCTTTCACGGTCTGCTCTACCACCACGACCACCATGCGACCTTCGAGCGCGAACTGGGGGCGTGGCTGGGTCTGCCAGTCGGCGCTTCCGGCTGA
- the aceA gene encoding isocitrate lyase: protein MTPTPRTHAEILEKTWKTEERWQGIQRNYSADEVVRLRGSLPIEHTLAKHGAQKLWRLMKEEPFVNALGALTGNQAMQQVKAGLKAIYLSGWQVAGDANNAGQMYPDQSLYPASSVPDVVKRINNTLRRADQIQHAEGKDDIDYFVPIVADAEAGFGGPLNAFELMKAMIEAGAAGVHFEDQLASEKKCGHLGGKVLVPTSQFIRTLNAARLAADVSGVPTVLIARTDADAANLLTSDIDDNDKPFTTGERTPEGFFYVRPGIEQAISRALAYAPYADVIWCETSVPNLEDARRFAEAVHAKFPGKLLAYNCSPSFNWKKNLDDETIAKFQRELGAMGYKFQFITLAGFHSLNYSMFELAYGYARSQMSAFVELQEKEFAAQDRGFTAVKHQREVGTGYFDLVSTAAGGGQSSTTALAGSTEAQQFGKGEKEMVAAHD, encoded by the coding sequence ATGACCCCCACCCCCCGCACCCACGCCGAGATTCTGGAAAAGACCTGGAAGACCGAGGAACGCTGGCAGGGCATCCAGCGCAACTACTCCGCCGACGAGGTGGTGAGGTTGCGCGGCAGCCTGCCCATCGAACACACCCTCGCCAAACACGGCGCGCAGAAGCTGTGGCGGCTGATGAAGGAAGAACCCTTCGTGAACGCGCTGGGCGCGCTGACCGGCAACCAGGCGATGCAGCAGGTGAAGGCGGGCCTCAAGGCCATCTACCTCAGCGGCTGGCAGGTCGCGGGCGACGCCAACAACGCCGGGCAGATGTACCCTGACCAGAGCCTTTACCCGGCTTCTTCGGTGCCCGACGTGGTCAAGCGCATCAACAACACCTTGCGCCGCGCCGACCAGATTCAGCACGCGGAGGGCAAGGACGACATCGACTACTTCGTGCCCATCGTGGCCGACGCGGAAGCGGGCTTCGGCGGTCCCCTGAACGCCTTTGAACTCATGAAGGCGATGATCGAGGCGGGTGCGGCGGGCGTCCACTTCGAGGACCAGCTCGCCTCCGAGAAGAAGTGCGGCCACCTGGGCGGCAAGGTGCTGGTGCCCACCTCCCAGTTCATCCGGACCCTGAACGCCGCGCGCCTCGCCGCCGACGTGTCCGGTGTCCCCACCGTCCTGATCGCCCGCACCGACGCCGACGCCGCCAACCTGCTCACCAGCGACATCGACGACAACGACAAGCCCTTCACGACCGGCGAACGCACCCCCGAGGGCTTCTTCTACGTCCGCCCCGGCATCGAGCAGGCGATCAGCCGCGCCCTGGCCTACGCCCCCTACGCCGACGTGATCTGGTGCGAGACGAGCGTGCCCAACCTGGAAGACGCCCGCCGCTTTGCGGAAGCCGTCCACGCCAAGTTCCCCGGCAAGTTGCTGGCCTACAACTGCTCGCCCAGCTTCAACTGGAAGAAGAATCTGGACGACGAGACGATTGCCAAGTTCCAGCGCGAACTCGGCGCGATGGGCTACAAGTTCCAGTTCATCACGCTGGCGGGCTTCCACAGCCTCAACTACTCGATGTTCGAGCTGGCCTACGGCTACGCGCGCAGCCAGATGAGCGCCTTCGTGGAGCTTCAGGAAAAGGAATTCGCCGCGCAGGACCGGGGCTTCACCGCCGTCAAGCACCAGCGCGAGGTGGGGACGGGCTACTTCGACCTCGTCAGTACGGCGGCGGGTGGCGGCCAGAGCAGCACCACCGCGCTGGCGGGCAGCACGGAAGCGCAGCAGTTCGGCAAGGGAGAGAAGGAGATGGTCGCTGCGCACGACTGA
- the cdd gene encoding cytidine deaminase: MSSPTAPAANALNLTPDPQLLEGAKAAFRQAYAPYSKFRVGAALRTPDGRVYFGANVENASYGLGRCAEQSAVQAMATAGGREFTDIVVYSEATPPASPCGACRQVLFEFAPGARVVCVNQHGDVVSGYVRDFLPHGFRLEQRDDGHEVGTE, from the coding sequence ATGAGTAGCCCGACCGCCCCCGCTGCCAACGCCCTGAACCTCACGCCCGATCCGCAACTGCTGGAGGGCGCAAAGGCCGCCTTCAGACAGGCCTACGCCCCCTACAGCAAGTTCCGCGTCGGCGCGGCCCTGAGAACGCCGGACGGCCGGGTGTACTTCGGCGCCAACGTCGAGAACGCCAGCTACGGCCTGGGCCGCTGCGCCGAACAGAGCGCCGTGCAGGCGATGGCGACCGCCGGAGGGCGCGAGTTCACCGATATCGTGGTGTATTCGGAGGCCACGCCGCCCGCCAGCCCGTGTGGGGCCTGCCGTCAGGTGCTGTTCGAGTTCGCGCCGGGTGCCCGCGTGGTCTGCGTGAACCAGCACGGCGACGTGGTGAGCGGCTACGTGCGCGACTTCCTGCCGCACGGCTTCCGGCTGGAGCAGCGCGACGACGGGCACGAGGTGGGGACGGAGTAG
- a CDS encoding hemolysin family protein — MNDWIRVASLLLLVLANGYFVAVEYALVSVRRTKIDQLVEEGNAAARMVQRVLGRLDLYIAAVQLGVSMMSLLIGFIAEPAIEHLTEPLFNRAGLPASYQQPAAFALAFILSTTLHIVLGELVPKSAALQKSEQLALRLVRPLVLFTAIFRPVILGLNGLGAFVLRLMGLKAVAGHHTAYSEEEIRMIVSASSQEGVLEDEEKELVYNVFDLSDTTVREVMTPRIDMVVVDGAAPLRRLLELSAEHGYSRVPVYQDTADNIVGIAHTSDMLRHLDQLDETMIADVMRPVYFVPEGMKINDLLAKMRDKKSHMSIVVDEFGGTAGLVTLEDALEEIVGEIYDETDEDEVPLIEVLGEGIYLMDASLTVGEVEERLGTNLEDGEGEYDTLSGFMTSHFGDIPEIGQSFVYNGWAFTVEDADQRRVTRVRVERAPMPDPLEPVEDPVHE; from the coding sequence ATGAATGATTGGATTCGGGTAGCCTCGCTACTCTTGCTGGTGCTCGCCAACGGGTACTTCGTGGCCGTCGAATACGCGCTGGTGAGCGTAAGGCGCACCAAAATCGACCAACTGGTCGAGGAGGGCAACGCGGCCGCCAGGATGGTTCAGCGCGTGCTGGGCCGCCTCGACCTCTATATCGCCGCCGTGCAGCTCGGCGTCTCGATGATGAGCCTGCTGATCGGTTTCATTGCCGAACCGGCCATCGAACACCTGACCGAGCCGCTGTTCAACCGCGCGGGCCTGCCCGCCAGCTACCAGCAGCCCGCCGCCTTCGCGCTGGCGTTTATCCTGTCCACCACGCTGCATATCGTGCTGGGCGAACTGGTACCGAAGTCGGCCGCCCTCCAGAAAAGCGAGCAGCTCGCCCTGAGGCTGGTGCGCCCGCTGGTGCTGTTCACGGCGATCTTCCGCCCGGTGATCCTGGGCCTCAACGGGCTGGGCGCCTTCGTGCTGCGGCTGATGGGCCTCAAGGCTGTCGCCGGGCACCACACCGCCTATTCGGAAGAGGAAATCCGCATGATCGTCAGCGCCTCCAGCCAGGAGGGCGTGCTGGAGGACGAGGAGAAGGAACTCGTCTATAACGTCTTCGACCTCTCCGACACCACCGTGCGCGAGGTGATGACGCCGCGGATCGACATGGTGGTGGTGGACGGGGCCGCCCCCCTGCGCCGGTTGCTGGAACTGAGCGCCGAACACGGCTACTCGCGCGTGCCGGTGTATCAGGACACCGCCGACAACATCGTGGGCATCGCGCACACCAGCGACATGCTGCGCCACCTCGACCAGCTCGACGAAACCATGATCGCGGACGTGATGCGCCCGGTGTACTTCGTGCCCGAGGGCATGAAGATCAACGACCTGCTGGCCAAGATGCGCGACAAGAAATCGCATATGAGCATCGTGGTGGACGAGTTCGGCGGTACGGCGGGCCTGGTCACGCTGGAAGACGCGCTGGAAGAGATCGTGGGCGAGATCTACGACGAAACCGACGAGGACGAGGTGCCGCTGATCGAGGTGCTGGGCGAGGGCATCTACCTGATGGACGCCAGCCTGACCGTCGGTGAGGTGGAAGAACGCCTGGGCACCAACCTGGAGGACGGCGAGGGCGAGTACGACACCCTGTCGGGCTTCATGACCAGCCACTTCGGGGATATTCCGGAGATCGGCCAGAGCTTCGTCTATAACGGCTGGGCCTTCACGGTGGAGGACGCCGACCAGCGCCGCGTCACCCGCGTCCGCGTGGAGCGTGCACCCATGCCCGACCCGCTGGAACCCGTGGAGGACCCTGTTCATGAGTAG
- a CDS encoding diacylglycerol kinase, which yields MRSDGPALSLRRWVRSAGFAWSGIAHAYRTQANFRIEVWLGVLAVTLALLLHAPLAPILLSCALVLSLELVNTALEAVVDLASPGFHPLAKAAKDGAAGAVLVASLGALLVGLAVLGPPLLRFLG from the coding sequence ATGAGGTCAGATGGCCCTGCCCTCTCGCTGCGCCGCTGGGTGCGTTCGGCAGGTTTCGCGTGGTCAGGCATCGCCCACGCTTACCGCACCCAGGCGAACTTCCGGATCGAGGTGTGGCTGGGCGTTCTCGCCGTGACGCTGGCGCTGCTGCTTCACGCACCCCTGGCCCCCATCCTGCTGTCCTGCGCGCTGGTGTTGAGTCTGGAACTGGTGAACACCGCGCTGGAAGCGGTGGTGGACCTCGCCAGCCCCGGCTTTCACCCCCTGGCAAAGGCCGCGAAGGACGGGGCGGCGGGGGCGGTGCTGGTCGCCAGCCTCGGCGCGTTGCTGGTCGGCCTGGCGGTGCTGGGACCGCCGCTGCTGCGCTTCTTGGGTTGA
- the ybeY gene encoding rRNA maturation RNase YbeY, translating to MIDLIARKTPPAGLRPALRASLEAAMRHFGVEDREVTVVLVGDRAIRALKREHWGEDAPTDVLSFPTWEPGDPFMPPHLGDIIISLDTAGRQAAARGHSLTREVALLASHGLTHLVGHDHPHAEGLGFEEGATGPEWQVFHEAWAAAQAALPPGV from the coding sequence GTGATCGACCTCATTGCCCGCAAGACCCCGCCCGCTGGTCTGCGGCCCGCCCTGCGCGCCAGTCTGGAGGCGGCCATGCGGCATTTCGGCGTGGAGGACCGCGAGGTGACGGTGGTGCTGGTGGGTGACCGGGCCATCCGCGCCCTCAAGCGCGAACACTGGGGCGAGGACGCCCCCACCGACGTGCTGAGTTTTCCCACCTGGGAGCCGGGGGACCCCTTCATGCCGCCGCACCTGGGGGACATCATCATCAGTCTGGACACGGCGGGGCGGCAGGCGGCGGCGCGGGGGCATTCCCTCACACGCGAGGTGGCGCTGCTCGCCAGCCACGGCCTCACGCATCTGGTGGGGCACGACCACCCGCACGCGGAGGGCCTGGGCTTCGAGGAAGGGGCAACCGGGCCGGAATGGCAGGTCTTCCACGAGGCCTGGGCCGCTGCGCAGGCCGCCTTGCCTCCAGGCGTATGA
- a CDS encoding PhoH family protein, translated as MTERTPGQPTPTSSPAAGNTATVQLSNQREAFALLGAGDANLRRMRELTPAKIIARGETVTITGEQADVQAAERMVRDALDVVRTGGELTPESLLRSARLSGEGRSLAQETQVSGLSLPRGLKPKTPGQKTYLEKIENSDITFGVGPAGTGKTYLAVAMAVQALKAKKVKRIILTRPAVEAGERLGFLPGDLQAKIDPYLRPLYDALYDMLDQEKFESYLTSGVIEVAPLAFMRGRTLNDAFVILDEAQNTTGEQMKMFLTRMGFSSKVVVTGDVTQIDLPRHVTSGLAVAKRVLSRIEGIAWHEFTDVDVVRHPLVGKIIRAYEAAEDAEQDKRAARRGEFASIPEAEGDR; from the coding sequence TTGACAGAGCGTACCCCCGGTCAGCCCACCCCCACCTCCTCTCCCGCTGCAGGCAACACCGCCACGGTGCAGCTCAGCAACCAGCGTGAAGCCTTCGCCCTGCTGGGCGCGGGTGACGCCAACCTGCGGCGGATGCGCGAGCTGACGCCCGCCAAGATCATCGCGCGGGGTGAAACCGTCACGATCACCGGGGAGCAGGCCGACGTGCAGGCCGCCGAACGCATGGTGCGCGACGCGCTGGACGTGGTCAGAACGGGCGGCGAACTGACCCCCGAGAGCCTGCTCCGCAGCGCCCGCCTGAGTGGCGAGGGCCGCAGCCTGGCCCAGGAAACGCAGGTCAGCGGCCTGAGCCTGCCGCGCGGCCTGAAGCCCAAGACGCCCGGCCAGAAGACCTATCTCGAAAAGATCGAGAATTCCGACATCACCTTCGGCGTCGGCCCCGCCGGGACAGGCAAGACCTACCTGGCCGTGGCGATGGCCGTGCAGGCCCTCAAGGCCAAGAAGGTCAAGCGCATCATCCTGACCCGCCCGGCGGTGGAGGCGGGCGAACGCCTGGGCTTCCTGCCCGGCGACCTCCAGGCCAAGATCGACCCCTACCTGCGCCCCCTCTACGACGCGCTGTACGACATGCTCGACCAGGAGAAGTTCGAGTCGTACCTGACGAGCGGGGTGATCGAGGTGGCGCCGCTGGCGTTTATGCGCGGGCGCACGTTGAATGATGCCTTCGTCATCCTCGACGAGGCGCAGAACACCACCGGCGAGCAGATGAAGATGTTCCTCACGCGCATGGGCTTTTCCAGCAAGGTCGTGGTGACCGGCGACGTGACCCAGATCGACCTGCCCCGCCACGTGACCAGCGGTCTGGCCGTTGCCAAGCGCGTCCTGAGCCGCATCGAGGGCATCGCCTGGCACGAGTTCACCGACGTGGACGTGGTCCGTCACCCGCTGGTGGGCAAGATCATCAGGGCCTACGAGGCCGCCGAGGACGCCGAGCAGGACAAGCGGGCCGCCCGCCGGGGCGAGTTCGCCAGTATCCCGGAGGCCGAAGGGGACAGGTAG
- the aroE gene encoding shikimate dehydrogenase, with the protein MNDGQTSSRSSASSLLRAFLYADPAAHSLSPAMHRAAFAWAGLRGDYEARRVPPAELPAALAQLREPGVLGANLSLPHKEAALAYLDDLSAAARAIGAVNTVVNREGRLFGDNTDAPGLFDALLDLGAGRTGDREMEGPVVVLGAGGAARAAVYTALILLERDVFIVNRTRARAEELAAFWQNGDAEGQAWAADLSEIPWSKVRLIVNASSAGLSNPAETPLPGFDFAALAPGALFYDMVYKPRETRLMRDARAAGVRAENGLGMLAHQARLAFLAWTGADVPVGVFLGALEERC; encoded by the coding sequence GTGAACGACGGCCAGACCTCCTCCCGCAGTTCGGCTTCCAGCCTGCTGCGTGCCTTTCTCTACGCCGACCCCGCCGCGCATTCCCTGTCCCCGGCCATGCACCGCGCGGCCTTTGCCTGGGCGGGTCTGCGTGGCGATTACGAGGCGCGGCGCGTGCCCCCGGCCGAGCTGCCCGCCGCCCTGGCACAGTTGCGGGAGCCGGGCGTGCTGGGCGCCAACCTCAGTCTCCCGCACAAGGAGGCGGCGCTGGCTTATCTGGACGACCTCTCGGCGGCGGCGCGGGCCATCGGGGCGGTGAACACGGTGGTGAACCGGGAGGGAAGACTGTTCGGAGACAACACGGACGCGCCGGGTCTGTTTGACGCCTTGCTTGATCTCGGGGCGGGGAGGACGGGCGACCGGGAAATGGAGGGCCCGGTCGTGGTCCTGGGGGCCGGGGGCGCCGCCCGCGCAGCGGTCTACACGGCACTGATCTTGCTCGAACGCGACGTGTTCATCGTCAACCGGACGCGGGCGCGGGCGGAGGAGCTGGCGGCCTTCTGGCAGAATGGGGACGCTGAGGGTCAGGCCTGGGCGGCTGACCTCTCTGAGATTCCCTGGTCAAAGGTCCGCCTGATCGTCAACGCCTCCAGCGCGGGCCTCTCCAATCCCGCTGAAACGCCCCTCCCCGGCTTCGACTTCGCGGCCCTGGCCCCCGGTGCCCTGTTCTACGACATGGTCTACAAGCCCCGCGAGACGCGACTGATGCGGGACGCCCGGGCCGCCGGGGTACGCGCCGAGAACGGCCTGGGGATGCTGGCGCACCAGGCCCGGCTGGCCTTTCTGGCCTGGACGGGGGCGGACGTGCCGGTGGGCGTCTTTCTGGGCGCGCTGGAGGAGCGGTGTTGA
- a CDS encoding PAS domain S-box protein, which yields MRSLPRHRRIPLAVLVLVLALSVGAALLLNRFVVAQQNARFDREVNAATSSLRNRLNDYENLLRGVRAFWNVRGDPGQAAFGAYVANLDLNRRYPGVLAVGFVRWGPGGQPSAVIDRIAPLDAVNRAALGFDMMSEPCRREGILRARASQSAQISCQVSLVQRGPDGQRLPGMLLFLPVREGGVVYLALRTDQFLSSLTPPDAMPGVTLRTLLNGQALGRSGPAAEPASQATFSERTRLDAAGAAWGLEFSAPASFGRDVVTDVPIVVLMAGLLVAGLAFLLTQAQVQARERAEEATRILGQSRARLERSRAEFEAIFHAILDAAAFTDPAGRVQRVNRALEQQFGYAPGELEGQELGRLHLDRRLEGRATFDLITTPYRRADGSVFSGEAQRSEVVGPHGEVLGLLEVVRDVTDRLEAERAVQAGERRSRAVLDAIPHMLWVSDPQGEVTYVNAQHRERLGGEQVRERVHPEDRATYERLWADAYATGARTQCEVRLLVGQGDSARWFVLRVAPIRDEQASVAEWVASATDIHDRVVAERLAQRSEERYRGVLEGLPQIVWLTDPQGHPTYFNRRWEEYVGVDRADSGFLSLVHPEDRPEYQARWAAAVKVQRPFEAEHRLLGEDGRYRTFVTRGLPVRAVQGQVLEWVGTSTDVDDQVYAEAAARLLADVSEQLSARADDPLASREAHAQAALDLITQRLAESAGLWGTPPGLALLATSRLDLQRVSSAARETTRQALEQVVRSEDPLFAHAAAYPLLHEVNATGAVLYPLIGRDGAMRGVLGLTYRQAPTDRDHDLAHELAKRFATALDNDALRIQAEAAQADLQALNQSLEERVQQRTLELQDANRELEAFSYSVSHDLRTPLRHIVGFGDLLRKDASGQLSAKGERYLAVITDAAGRMSQLIDDLLEFSRMGRQELRRGPVDLGALLREVWQNLEPDRAGRDVTAQIGPLPTVQGDPALLTLVFTNLLSNAIKYTRTREQAHIEVTARESAQEVTVTVRDNGVGFDPKYTDKLFGVFQRLHRAEEFEGTGIGLANVRRIVTRHGGRVRAEGVPGEGAAFHVTLPRTLLLDGGSP from the coding sequence ATGCGGTCCCTGCCCCGCCACCGCCGGATTCCCCTGGCCGTGCTGGTGCTGGTGCTGGCCCTGAGCGTGGGGGCGGCCCTGCTGCTCAACCGCTTCGTGGTGGCCCAGCAGAATGCGCGTTTCGACCGCGAGGTGAACGCCGCCACCTCCAGTCTCCGCAACCGCCTGAACGACTACGAGAACCTCCTGCGGGGGGTCCGGGCCTTCTGGAACGTGCGGGGTGATCCGGGTCAGGCGGCCTTTGGCGCCTACGTCGCCAACCTCGACCTGAACCGCCGTTATCCGGGGGTGCTGGCGGTCGGGTTTGTCCGCTGGGGGCCGGGGGGGCAGCCAAGCGCCGTCATTGACCGGATCGCCCCGCTGGACGCCGTCAACCGCGCCGCGCTGGGCTTCGACATGATGAGTGAACCCTGCCGCCGGGAGGGCATCTTGCGGGCACGCGCCAGCCAGAGCGCCCAGATCAGTTGTCAGGTGTCCCTGGTGCAGCGCGGGCCGGACGGGCAGCGGCTGCCGGGCATGCTCCTGTTCCTGCCGGTGCGCGAGGGCGGCGTGGTCTATCTCGCGCTGCGGACCGATCAATTTCTGTCGAGTCTGACGCCCCCGGACGCGATGCCCGGCGTCACGCTGCGGACCCTGCTGAACGGTCAGGCCCTGGGCCGTTCCGGTCCCGCCGCAGAGCCCGCCTCGCAGGCCACCTTCAGTGAACGCACCCGCCTGGATGCGGCCGGTGCGGCGTGGGGGCTGGAGTTCAGCGCGCCCGCCAGCTTTGGCCGCGACGTGGTCACGGATGTCCCCATCGTGGTGCTGATGGCGGGGCTGCTGGTGGCGGGCCTGGCCTTTTTGCTGACCCAGGCCCAGGTCCAGGCCCGCGAACGCGCCGAGGAGGCCACCCGCATCCTAGGGCAGTCGCGCGCCCGCCTGGAGCGCTCTCGCGCCGAGTTCGAGGCGATCTTCCACGCGATTCTGGACGCGGCGGCCTTCACCGACCCGGCGGGCCGCGTGCAGCGGGTCAACCGCGCCCTGGAGCAGCAGTTCGGCTACGCCCCCGGCGAACTGGAGGGCCAGGAACTGGGCCGCCTGCACCTCGACCGGCGGCTGGAGGGCCGCGCCACCTTCGACCTGATCACCACGCCCTACCGCCGCGCGGACGGCAGCGTCTTCTCCGGCGAGGCCCAGCGCAGCGAGGTGGTGGGGCCCCACGGCGAGGTGCTGGGGCTGCTGGAGGTCGTGCGTGACGTGACGGACCGCCTGGAGGCCGAGCGGGCCGTGCAGGCCGGGGAGCGCCGCTCGCGGGCGGTGCTGGACGCCATCCCGCACATGCTGTGGGTGAGTGACCCGCAGGGGGAGGTGACCTACGTCAACGCGCAGCACCGCGAGCGGCTGGGGGGCGAGCAGGTGCGCGAACGGGTCCACCCGGAGGACCGGGCGACCTACGAGCGGCTGTGGGCGGACGCCTACGCGACCGGCGCGCGGACCCAGTGCGAGGTGCGGCTGCTGGTGGGCCAGGGGGACAGCGCCCGCTGGTTCGTGCTGCGCGTCGCGCCGATCCGCGACGAGCAGGCCAGCGTGGCCGAGTGGGTGGCAAGCGCCACCGACATCCACGACCGCGTGGTGGCCGAGCGGCTGGCGCAGCGCAGCGAGGAACGCTACCGGGGCGTGCTGGAGGGGCTGCCGCAGATCGTGTGGCTGACCGATCCGCAGGGCCACCCCACCTACTTCAACCGCCGCTGGGAGGAGTACGTGGGCGTGGACCGCGCCGATTCCGGCTTCCTGAGCCTGGTCCACCCGGAAGACCGCCCCGAGTACCAGGCCCGCTGGGCCGCCGCCGTGAAGGTCCAGCGGCCCTTCGAGGCCGAGCACCGCCTGCTGGGCGAGGACGGCCGCTACCGCACCTTCGTCACGCGCGGCCTGCCGGTGCGCGCGGTGCAGGGGCAGGTGCTGGAGTGGGTGGGCACCAGCACCGACGTGGACGACCAGGTGTACGCCGAGGCGGCTGCCCGCCTGCTGGCCGACGTGTCCGAGCAGCTCTCCGCCCGCGCGGACGACCCGCTGGCGTCGCGGGAGGCCCACGCCCAGGCGGCGCTCGACCTGATCACGCAGCGGCTGGCCGAGAGTGCCGGGCTGTGGGGCACCCCGCCCGGGCTGGCGCTGCTGGCGACCTCCCGCCTCGACCTTCAGCGCGTGTCGTCCGCCGCGCGGGAGACGACCCGTCAGGCGCTGGAGCAGGTCGTGCGGAGCGAGGACCCGCTCTTCGCCCACGCGGCGGCCTACCCGCTGCTGCACGAGGTGAACGCGACCGGCGCGGTCCTGTACCCCCTGATCGGCCGCGACGGGGCCATGCGCGGCGTGCTGGGCCTCACCTACCGCCAGGCCCCCACCGACCGCGACCACGACCTCGCGCACGAACTTGCCAAACGCTTCGCCACCGCCCTCGACAACGACGCGCTGCGCATCCAGGCCGAGGCGGCGCAGGCGGACCTCCAGGCGCTCAACCAGTCGCTGGAGGAACGGGTGCAGCAGCGCACGCTGGAGTTGCAGGACGCCAACCGCGAGCTGGAAGCCTTCAGCTACAGCGTCTCCCACGACCTACGGACGCCGCTGCGGCACATCGTCGGCTTCGGGGACCTGCTGCGCAAGGACGCCTCGGGCCAGCTCTCCGCCAAGGGCGAACGCTACCTCGCGGTGATCACCGACGCGGCGGGCCGCATGAGCCAGCTGATCGACGACCTCTTGGAGTTCTCGCGGATGGGCCGCCAGGAACTGCGGCGCGGCCCGGTGGACCTGGGGGCGCTGCTGCGCGAGGTGTGGCAGAACCTCGAACCCGACCGCGCGGGCCGCGACGTGACCGCCCAGATCGGCCCGCTGCCGACCGTGCAGGGGGACCCGGCGCTGCTCACCCTGGTGTTTACCAACCTGCTCTCTAACGCCATCAAGTACACCCGGACCCGCGAACAGGCCCACATCGAGGTGACCGCGCGGGAAAGCGCGCAGGAGGTGACCGTCACCGTCCGTGACAACGGCGTGGGCTTCGATCCCAAGTACACGGATAAACTGTTTGGCGTGTTTCAACGCCTGCACCGCGCCGAGGAGTTCGAGGGGACCGGCATCGGCCTCGCGAATGTCCGCCGCATCGTGACCCGTCACGGCGGCCGGGTGCGTGCCGAGGGGGTTCCCGGTGAGGGCGCCGCCTTCCACGTGACCCTGCCCCGCACGCTGCTCCTGGATGGAGGGTCCCCGTGA